In Anguilla rostrata isolate EN2019 chromosome 1, ASM1855537v3, whole genome shotgun sequence, a genomic segment contains:
- the LOC135263859 gene encoding retinol dehydrogenase 12-like, translated as MWEAVEYTAVAKYGALTAITVLSIVLLRKWIAGGVCYSRTRLDGKTVLITGANTGIGKETAKDMARRGARVVMACRDLTRGEKAAAGIRLSTGNGNVVVRHLDLASLYSVRQFAKEYIATEERLDILINNAGVMMCPKWLTEDGFETQLAVNHLGHFLLTNLLLSKLKLSAPSRVVNVSSIAHRGGKIHFDDLNFERTPYNSLVSYRQSKLANVLFSRELARRLKGTGVTSYSLHPGVIRTELSRHVETWFPLLKALLTAPSILLMKTPREGAQTSIYCAVTKGLEDKSGCYFSDCAVKEPAPEGKDNKVALRLWEVSSQLVGYTEEH; from the exons ATGTGGGAAGCAGTTGAGTACACCGCGGTTGCCAAGTATGGCGCTTTAACTGCAATTACAGTCCTCA GCATAGTTCTGCTGAGGAAGTGGATTGCAGGTGGGGTCTGCTACAGCCGAACCCGTCTGGATGGGAAGACAGTTTTAATTACTGGTGCCAATACCGGTATTGGGAAGGAGACCGCAAAAGACATGGCCCGTAGAG GGGCACGAGTGGTGATGGCATGTCGGGACCTGACCCGCGGAGAGAAGGCGGCTGCAGGGATACGTCTGTCTACTGGGAATGGGAACGTCGTGGTGCGGCACTTAGACCTGGCCTCCCTGTACTCTGTGAGGCAGTTTGCCAAGGAATACATTGCCACTGAGGAGCGACTGGACATACTTATCAACAATGCTG GTGTGATGATGTgcccaaaatggctgacagagGATGGCTTTGAGACACAACTAGCTGTCAATCACCTGGGGCATTTCCTGTTGACCAATCTCCTTCTGTCGAAGCTAAAGCTGTCTGCACCCAGTCGTGTTGTCAATGTGTCTAGCATAGCACACCGGGGCG GAAAGATCCACTTTGATGATCTTAACTTTGAAAGGACACCATATAACTCACTGGTGAGCTACAGGCAAAGTAAGCTGGCCAATGTGCTTTTCTCCAGGGAACTAGCACGCCGGTTGAAAG GAACGGGGGTCACGTCCTACAGCCTGCACCCTGGCGTGATCCGCACTGAGCTCAGCCGACACGTGGAGACGTGGTTCCCCCTGCTGAAGGCACTGCTGACTGCTCCCTCCATCCTCCTGATGAAAACTCCCAGAGAGGGTGCACAGACCTCCATTTACTGTGCTGTCACCAAGGGACTAGAGGACAAATCAGGGTGCTACTTCAG cGACTGTGCTGTGAAGGAGCCTGCTCCTGAAGGCAAGGATAACAAGGTGGCCCTGAGGTTGTGGGAGGTGAGCTCGCAGCTGGTGGGGTACACAGAAGAGCACTGA